One Fusobacterium ulcerans DNA segment encodes these proteins:
- a CDS encoding LytR/AlgR family response regulator transcription factor, with translation MFKCVIIEDEFPAREELKFFIEKHGGIELEKEFDSPLDALKYLQGNKTDIVFLDINMPELDGMSLGKILSKLNENLKIVFITAYKEYAAEAFEIKAFDYLLKPYSEKRINELLDNLTKEKEIEHIKDTNKINKVTVTSDEKMYVISIDDIYYIEAGEKESMIYTKDNSYSSKIKISKWEEMLPKNKFYRTHRSYMINLDKITEVEPWFNGTYVLKIQDLKFKVPVSRNNIKEFKEILVIK, from the coding sequence ATGTTTAAATGTGTAATTATAGAAGATGAGTTTCCAGCTAGAGAAGAGTTGAAATTCTTTATAGAAAAACATGGTGGAATAGAACTTGAAAAAGAATTTGACAGCCCTTTAGATGCTCTTAAATACCTTCAAGGAAACAAGACAGATATAGTTTTTCTTGATATAAATATGCCTGAGCTTGATGGTATGAGTCTTGGAAAAATTCTTTCTAAGCTAAATGAAAATTTAAAAATAGTATTTATTACAGCCTATAAAGAATATGCTGCTGAAGCCTTTGAAATTAAAGCTTTTGACTATCTTCTAAAACCTTATTCTGAAAAAAGAATAAATGAGCTTTTAGATAATCTTACAAAAGAAAAAGAAATAGAGCATATAAAAGATACTAATAAAATCAATAAAGTAACAGTTACTTCTGATGAAAAAATGTATGTTATTTCTATTGATGACATTTATTACATTGAAGCAGGAGAAAAAGAAAGTATGATTTATACCAAAGATAATTCTTATTCTTCAAAAATAAAAATTTCAAAATGGGAAGAAATGTTACCTAAAAACAAATTTTATAGAACCCACAGATCATATATGATAAATCTTGATAAAATAACAGAGGTTGAACCTTGGTTTAATGGAACTTATGTCTTAAAAATACAGGATTTAAAATTTAAAGTTCCTGTCAGCAGAAATAACATAAAAGAATTTAAAGAAATATTAGTTATAAAATAA